ACTGTGCATAGGCCCACAGCTTTGTGTTTTTGTAGCCTGCTATATTTTAAAGCCTCGTTAGCCAAAAACTGAATTTTGCTACCAGAGGCAGCATAGGCTAGAGTAAGTGACAGGCTCTACAGCTTCCATCGCATGCCAGGCTCCCGAAGCCTAGAGCTGGAAGTAGTCATGGCTGGGTCTTGTCAGCCACATGTGCCCACTGCATAGAAACTACAGTATACTTTTCAGTAAATGGGCAGGAGGGATTAAGTGTTTGGAAGTGCTTGTTGAAGTAATTGTGCCTTAGCAACATGCTCACCTTCTTGGTAGGAGATTCTTCAGCAGGGTCATTCTCTTTGGTTAGGAGGAAATTGGCCATGTCCATCTGCATAGTGCTGCGGTTGGGAATGTAGCGATCCCCCCCAGCCCTTGTTGGTGTGCTCTGAATTTTGGATCCAGATTTCCCTGTATTTACATACATAAATATTGTCTTACAACTATTTAACAGCCTGTATTAGACTTTTCACAAGAGCAAACCCAGCACTCTTCCACATCACACCCACCATTCAAGTTCTAGACCAGCAGGACTCTCAGACCTCGTGCCGCCCAGCCACAACTAACTGATatttccccccctgcccccaagCTCTGGTTAGGGACTGCCAGGAGACAACTTGGGTCTAGTGCAACAGTTCCAGAGATCACATATAAGGGGAGGATACAAAAACAGGTACACCACGGAAAGCTGTCAGCAGACAGTCCTGCCCACCCTTGTCCCAACATACAGCTGTGCCAGCAAGGCTCAGCGGAGGGATCGGTtcacccagccctggagctcaGCTGGGGAGGAGGTGAGTGACTGCCAGCAGCCGGGCCCCTGCTGACCCGCCGGTTGCCGAGGGTACCTGGCACAGCCCACAGCCTCGTGGCTACAGGCAAGCAGCCCGGACTCGCCCACCTTGCCTCTGCCGCCACTCACCGGGTGTCTTGGACGGCGTcttgctggagctgtgggagcgATTGGCCGGCTTCATGGGCGACACGCCGAGGGGGCTGGGCCCGGGGCCGCTCTCCTTGGCCTTGCGCTGCCACCGCGCCGGCGGCGCGTTCGGGATCGGCGTGTCCAGCTTGAGCAGCCCCTGCAGGTCCGCCTCGAACAGGAACTGCGCCATGGTCCTGCGGGCGGGCGGCGTCAGCGCGCTCCGACGGGCCCTCCCCACCACTGGACAACCCCCGCGGCTCTCCCCGACTGCTCCTCGGGGCCCTTTCCATCCCCCCGTTATCCCCTCCAGCCGCTCCTCGGGGCCCTTTTCATCCCCCCGTTATCCCCTCCAGCCGCTGCTCGGGGCCCTTTCCATCCCCCCGTTATCCCCTCCAGCCGCTCCTCGGGGCCCTTTCCATCCCCCCGTTATCCCCTCCAGCCGCTCCTCGGGGCCCTTTCCATCCCCCCGTTATCCCCTCCAGCCGCTGCTCGGGGCCCTTTCCATCCCCCCGTTATCCCCTCCAGCCGCTCCTCGGGGCCCTTTCCATCCCCCCGACACCCCCTCCAGCCGCTCCTCGGGGCCCTTTCCATCCCCTCGACACCCCCTCCAGCCGCTCCTCGGGGCTCTCTCTGCTAACGGACattccccccctcctgccctccgTTTCTCAGTGACCACTTCACCACAGCCATGCCCAGGGCAGGCTCCCCGGCCCAGCCGCTCCCTCACCGCCGCCGCACCGTCACCCtgcgccggccccgcccgcgccgcgGCATTTTAAAGCGCGCGCGGACGCGGCCCCGGTTGGTCGCTTCAAACCCAACGGCCGCGCGCTGCCTGGCGACGGCCGCGCGCCGCAACGCCATTGGCTGAGCCGTTGGGGGCGGGTGCAGGGGGCGGGGCCATCCCGCACAGCGGTGGCGGGGCCATCGTGCTCAGGGGGCGGGGCAAACGGACTTGGGGGCGGGGCGACGAAGGAGCAGCAGGCGGGTTGTTTGTGTAGGGACGCGCGTTTATTGCGGGGCGGGGGCGGTCGTGGCCCCCCGCGGCTCCCAGCCGCTCGTGAGCAGGTAGGACTGGTTGGCGATGTCGGTGCTGGGCAGGCGGCCTCCAGCGTGCTCCGGCGGTGGGCTCGCCTCGCCCCGCGGGCCCGGCAGCACCTCCAACAGGCAGGGCAGCACGGCTTCTTCCGGCGGCTGCTTCTCGAAGGCGCTGGCCTGGGGGCACACGGAGCGGGGGCGGTGGGGGCTGCCCTTCCAGCTGCCCTTCCAGCTGCCCCCGAGGGcctcagccctgctccagcccctcacctggccgtgcttgctgctctcctggaggaAGCTGCCCAGGGCACGGTGCAGGTCAGGGACGGGCGGCCAGAGTTTCTGCTTCACGTTGCTGAGTACGGGGAAAGGGACATCGAAGGCAAACCCCAGTCTTGGGGTGCCCTGACGCCCCCGTTCAGGGTGCCCAGGCCTGGTGCTGGACCCCCCCGCCTGCCCCCGGCACAGCCCTTACCTGTagagggaggggaaggtgcACCGCAGCCCCAGGAGCACCGCTGTGAAGAGCAGCGGCACCACCGTAACGCTGGGGATGATCCAGCCTGCATCGGGGGAGGAACGCTGGGGCTGTAGCCCTTCCCAGACCCGCCACCTCTGAGCCCTTCGCAGCCCTGTCACCCTGTGCCCGGTGCCCCCCGTTCCCATGTCCATCTCCTGCCCCGTGtggctcctctggctgcagcccccccccccgccctgtCCCTTACCCGCATCGGCCATGGCATCAACCACAACAGGCTCGGACCAGGCGCTCCAGCTGCCCCGGTACCACGGCCCGCCGGGCTGGGCCCGCACCTGGGCCTGGTAGCGGCTGCCTGGCCGGAGGTCCAGGACTTCTTTCCTGGCTGCCCGTGGAACCTGCAGGACCTGCAGGGAGGCATGGCTGCTGTGGGACGGCCAAAGGGGTGTGGGGCCATCCTGCCTGACCCCGTACAGGCCGCGTGTTGGCAGTGGAGGtgggcagggctgctcagggtgCCCTGGCCAGGCCTTACCTTCCAGTCATGGCTGTTCTCCACGGCGTAGCGGACCTGGTAgtccagctgctctgccagcacctcCAGGGGCGGGAGCCACTGCAGGCTCAGACGGCCCTGCGACACTGTCGCCTGCACGAGCTGTGGGGCGTCTGTGAGCACTGTTGGTGTTGGGGACGGGGATGTGTCGCTGCCATGGGACATTGTGTCCCCTGAGCTGGGCATGGGCAAGGGCAGTGGCCATGGTGGCACTGGGACTTACCAGCCTTGTGCAGCCAGAAGGGCTCCTTGAAGAAGCTGAGCGTGGGCAGCATCTGGGTCTGGGTGATGTTCACCAGGACAGAgatggcactgccagccctgggctggaaGGTGCAGGTGTGGGTGCCTTGTGCCCCCATGCTCACCTcctcgcactgctgccatgcAGCTTCCCTGTGTGAGGAGTGGGGAGCCAGTCAGTCCCACCATGGCATCCCCACAGCCAGTGCAGCCTTGCTCCTCCTGCACTTGCCTAGGAGAGCTACTGCTGCCTGTAGTCAGAGGTGCAGTGTGTACAGGAAAGGTGGTGGAGAGGTACGAGGTTGATGGTGgtagggcagggcagagcagggcatgGCAGGTGGCACAGTGTGGGATGATGGGACACAGCAGGACCGGTGGTGCCTGGGATGTGCCTGCCTGAGTGCCACATGCCCACCATGCCCCTTACCTTGTGCCAGCCCCGCTTGGAGGTGGCCGGTAGAAGAGCTGGTGGGAGCTGCGGGGCTCTGCGGGGTCCCAGGTCCACTCGCAGCGCACATTCTGCAGGTCGGgggtgctgcagcacagcccgaTGTCTCCTAGGCAG
This genomic window from Pseudopipra pipra isolate bDixPip1 chromosome 9, bDixPip1.hap1, whole genome shotgun sequence contains:
- the MPL gene encoding thrombopoietin receptor isoform X1; its protein translation is MRWGEPPVRLPELHNHHFPDKKYRLEEPQQLPGRWERPRHGGCRMAACLCWGWLLSLIPAILLSLCSPSPDPEPVTSQDAALLAGVSEDILCFSRSFEDLTCFWNEEEEATSGMCHFYYWYSRDTPTACVVSTWHRGAGGKRHVCVFPSQDVRLFTQLHLRVLDATTNQTKYWRELSVDAVGLIAPPANITARWAGAAGQLCVSWQPPLTDYPNFFLYEVQCHPASSSGMPCSTTWNPSGEHPGDPSIQSTVSTQTPRARAATASPGVGQGLVQANTWVVLQDLQPGVRYHIQVRSKPDGTSMDGVWGPWSQAVAAETPRSSGDIGLCCSTPDLQNVRCEWTWDPAEPRSSHQLFYRPPPSGAGTREAAWQQCEEVSMGAQGTHTCTFQPRAGSAISVLVNITQTQMLPTLSFFKEPFWLHKAVLTDAPQLVQATVSQGRLSLQWLPPLEVLAEQLDYQVRYAVENSHDWKVLQVPRAARKEVLDLRPGSRYQAQVRAQPGGPWYRGSWSAWSEPVVVDAMADAGKGQGGGGGCSQRSHTGQEMDMGTGGTGHRVTGLRRAQRWRVWEGLQPQRSSPDAGWIIPSVTVVPLLFTAVLLGLRCTFPSLYSNVKQKLWPPVPDLHRALGSFLQESSKHGQASAFEKQPPEEAVLPCLLEVLPGPRGEASPPPEHAGGRLPSTDIANQSYLLTSGWEPRGATTAPAPQ